Proteins encoded within one genomic window of Eleutherodactylus coqui strain aEleCoq1 chromosome 1, aEleCoq1.hap1, whole genome shotgun sequence:
- the RPF2 gene encoding ribosome production factor 2 homolog encodes MSELDRVIKPKTRRAKRFVQHREPKLTENDKNAMLIKGGNANLTVTQALKDLHSLKKPSCVIYKRKNMTRPFEDPTSLEFFSKKSDCSLFVFGSHNKKRPNNLIFGRMFDFHVLDMIELGLEKFVSLQDVKSAKCPEGTKPLLIFAGDVFEINEDYRRLKSLLIDFFRGPVVSAIRLAGLEHVLHFTAVDGKIFMRSYKVLLKKSGCRTPRIELEEMGPSFDFVMRRTHLASDDLYKLSLRRPKALQAKKKKNISHDTFGTQYGRIHMQKQDLGKLQTRKVKALKKRPAKKMAAANVDNSPKRHKNEQHDEQKS; translated from the exons ATGTCTGAGTTGGATCGTGTAAT AAAGCCGAAGACAAGGAGGGCAAAGAGATTCGTTCAGCACAGAGAGCCCAAGCTTACTGAGAACGACAAAAATGCCATGCTTATTAAAGGGGGGAATGCCAACCTGACAGTGACCCAAGCGCTCAAAGACCTG cattcttTGAAAAAACCATCTTGTGTGATCTATAAAAG GAAAAATATGACCAGACCTTTTGAAGATCCCACATCCCTG GAATTCTTCTCTAAGAAATCTGACTGCTCATTATTTGTATTTGGGTCTCATAATAAGAAGCGTCCAAACAACTTGATTTTTG GCCGGATGTTTGATTTTCATGTGCTGGACATGATTGAACTTGGCTTGGAGAAGTTTGTGTCCTTACAAGATGTGAAG TCCGCCAAGTGTCCTGAAGGAACAAAGCCTCTACTAATATTTGCTGGTGATGTTTTTGAAATTAATGAAGATTATAGACGACTGAAAAGCCTGCTGATAG ATTTCTTTAGAGGGCCGGTAGTGTCTGCCATACGACTCGCAGGATTAGAGCATGTCTTGCATTTCACAGCAGTGGATGGAAAGATTTTTATGCGCAGCTATAA GGTGTTATTGAAGAAGTCTGGGTGCCGGACACCCAGAATAGAGCTGGAAGAAATGGGACCTTCTTTTGACTTTGTGATGAGAAGGACTCATCTGGCTTCTGATGACCTATACAAACTATCTCTGAGACGTCCTAAAGCCCTTCAG gcaaagaagaagaagaacataTCTCATGATACATTTGGCACACAGTATGGCAGAATTCATATGCAGAAGCAGGATCTGGGTAAGCTACAAACTCGTAAAGTCAAAGCGCTGAAGAAGAGACCAGCCAAGAAAATGGCAGCAGCAAATGTAGACAACAGCCCGAAGAGACACAAGAACGAGCAACACGATGAACAGAAGTCATGA